In a genomic window of Methanosarcina horonobensis HB-1 = JCM 15518:
- the cobA gene encoding uroporphyrinogen-III C-methyltransferase — MSGNYGKVYLVGSGPGDPELLTLKARRLIDSAEVVIYDQLPGKAILDSMPESAEKIDVGKYAGNHTMTQSEINEVLVRKAKEGKMVVRLKGGDPYVFGRGGEEAEVLVAEGIEFEVVPGITSAIAVPAYAGIPVTHRESTSMVTFITGHEDPTKEESGLDWKTLAKFNGTIVIFMGVKMLRRNTEELMKYGKDPKTPVAVIERGTRPDQRVTVGTLESIADLAEERKVKAPAITVVGDVVNLHGILGEQLTGAEF; from the coding sequence ATGTCAGGAAATTACGGAAAAGTCTATCTTGTGGGTTCTGGTCCGGGCGACCCTGAACTCCTTACCCTGAAAGCCCGCCGGCTGATTGACAGTGCTGAAGTCGTTATTTATGACCAGCTTCCGGGAAAAGCAATTCTGGACTCAATGCCGGAAAGTGCAGAGAAGATTGATGTGGGAAAATATGCGGGCAACCACACCATGACCCAGTCCGAGATCAACGAAGTGCTTGTTCGGAAAGCAAAGGAAGGCAAGATGGTAGTCCGCCTGAAAGGAGGAGACCCATACGTTTTCGGAAGAGGTGGAGAAGAAGCTGAGGTGCTTGTAGCAGAAGGTATAGAATTTGAAGTCGTGCCCGGAATCACCTCTGCAATCGCAGTGCCCGCCTATGCCGGAATTCCTGTAACCCACAGGGAAAGCACTTCGATGGTAACCTTCATAACCGGACACGAAGACCCCACAAAGGAAGAAAGTGGACTTGACTGGAAGACCCTGGCAAAGTTCAACGGGACCATTGTAATCTTTATGGGCGTAAAGATGCTCAGGCGAAACACTGAAGAACTTATGAAGTACGGCAAAGACCCGAAAACCCCTGTTGCAGTCATAGAGAGGGGAACCCGGCCTGACCAGAGGGTAACCGTGGGCACCCTTGAAAGCATTGCTGACCTGGCAGAAGAAAGAAAAGTAAAAGCTCCTGCCATTACGGTTGTAGGAGATGTCGTTAATCTGCACGGTATCCTCGGAGAACAGCTGACTGGAGCGGAGTTTTAA
- a CDS encoding HAD family hydrolase — protein MGGKNISRNNELETDESTIIVPADPIIAGEDTFESCKIKGVIFDCYQTLIDIHTEEHEIETYKTVSAWLAYHGVKIKPEKLWDTYILKVQERMEESREIYPEVKVEDIFAEICRENSIWKIDEKSLGIETSRVFRAASIRKLRPFPESIKLIEHCINTPKCIISNGQRVFSELELRFLGLYDYFDFVIFSSDVGYKKPDLRLFMTALKRMELELEPKCVLSLGDSYENEILPARKLGMRAMTIEEAWKHYGIID, from the coding sequence ATGGGAGGCAAGAACATTTCAAGAAACAATGAACTGGAAACAGATGAGAGCACTATAATCGTTCCCGCCGATCCTATCATAGCAGGGGAAGATACATTTGAGAGCTGCAAGATAAAAGGGGTCATTTTTGACTGCTACCAGACGCTTATTGACATCCATACCGAAGAACACGAGATCGAGACTTATAAAACCGTAAGCGCATGGCTTGCCTACCACGGGGTAAAAATAAAGCCTGAAAAGCTGTGGGATACTTACATACTCAAGGTGCAGGAAAGGATGGAGGAATCAAGAGAGATATACCCTGAAGTAAAGGTAGAAGATATCTTTGCAGAGATCTGCAGGGAAAACTCTATCTGGAAAATCGACGAAAAAAGCCTCGGAATTGAGACTTCAAGAGTTTTCAGGGCAGCCTCCATCAGGAAACTTCGTCCCTTTCCTGAGAGCATAAAGTTAATAGAACACTGCATTAACACACCCAAGTGCATAATTTCCAACGGGCAAAGGGTTTTTTCCGAACTGGAACTCCGGTTCCTGGGGCTCTATGACTATTTTGACTTTGTAATTTTCTCTTCCGACGTAGGGTACAAGAAACCTGACCTCAGACTCTTTATGACCGCACTCAAGAGGATGGAACTTGAACTTGAACCCAAATGTGTTCTATCCCTTGGTGACTCTTACGAAAACGAGATACTTCCGGCAAGAAAGCTCGGGATGCGGGCAATGACCATTGAAGAAGCCTGGAAACATTACGGGATAATTGACTGA
- a CDS encoding class I SAM-dependent methyltransferase, whose protein sequence is MTVQIDWETAWAAGIEEMNRLSTTGYWNRRAEDYSDMVLASDCNHGRNIFNLFEREGLLQKEWHVLDIASGPGAVTVPFAEKVCRVTAVEPAEKMAAALMSYAQTRRLSNIDIIPQTWQAVDIATYAKNYDLTICCHALWQFPDILPQIRRMEAVSRGYCCLAHGFEASPEGRELTDTLGIDTGSFDQFIAIFNLLNNTGICPNIDVIDYTLTRSVASAVASVENLVWKYRPLDASDSAFIREYVQNRAVEGMYQVNGRMGVLWWKVA, encoded by the coding sequence ATGACTGTACAGATCGATTGGGAGACAGCATGGGCAGCAGGTATAGAGGAAATGAACCGTCTTTCCACCACAGGCTACTGGAACCGGCGGGCAGAGGATTACTCAGATATGGTTCTGGCAAGCGATTGTAATCATGGACGGAACATCTTCAACCTGTTTGAACGGGAAGGATTGCTGCAGAAAGAGTGGCATGTTCTCGATATTGCGTCGGGGCCTGGAGCGGTAACGGTTCCGTTTGCGGAAAAGGTATGCAGGGTGACCGCGGTTGAACCTGCAGAGAAAATGGCAGCGGCCCTGATGTCATATGCGCAGACAAGAAGGCTTTCCAATATCGATATAATACCGCAGACCTGGCAGGCTGTGGATATTGCAACGTATGCAAAGAACTACGATTTAACCATCTGCTGCCATGCCCTGTGGCAATTTCCGGACATTCTCCCGCAGATCCGGCGCATGGAGGCAGTTTCCAGGGGGTACTGCTGCCTCGCTCACGGATTTGAAGCCTCTCCTGAAGGACGTGAACTGACGGATACCCTCGGGATTGATACCGGTAGCTTTGACCAGTTCATTGCTATATTCAACCTTCTTAATAATACTGGAATATGCCCGAATATTGATGTGATAGATTACACACTTACCAGGTCGGTTGCCTCGGCAGTTGCCTCGGTCGAGAATCTCGTTTGGAAATACCGGCCGCTGGATGCCAGTGATAGTGCGTTTATTCGGGAGTATGTGCAGAATCGTGCTGTGGAAGGTATGTATCAGGTTAACGGGAGGATGGGTGTTTTATGGTGGAAAGTAGCGTAA
- a CDS encoding molybdopterin-dependent oxidoreductase, whose product MKQIHLLLFFSAAFAVLFIAFSGCVSDRGSPGVYDNETETLSYQGEQLTPIAQQRNNAIKGTQYIDRESYRLQIDGLVENPRNFTYEEIIELPQTSKVVDLNCVEGWSFTAKWTGVKVAEIFEETEAMENATTVIFYSADGYSTSLDKDYLLENDIILAYRLNDVTLPPERGFPLQLVAEDKYGYKWAKWVVRIELTDSPYRGFWEERGYNNTANVGGPAFERRG is encoded by the coding sequence ATGAAGCAAATCCATTTACTTCTGTTTTTTTCAGCTGCTTTCGCAGTACTTTTTATAGCCTTTTCAGGCTGCGTATCCGATAGAGGAAGTCCGGGAGTTTATGATAACGAGACTGAAACTCTCTCTTATCAGGGCGAGCAGTTAACCCCAATTGCACAGCAGCGTAACAATGCGATCAAAGGTACTCAATATATTGACAGAGAGAGTTACAGGCTGCAGATTGACGGGCTTGTGGAAAATCCCCGAAATTTTACGTATGAAGAAATAATCGAGTTACCTCAAACCTCGAAAGTTGTTGACCTTAACTGCGTAGAAGGCTGGAGCTTTACTGCAAAATGGACAGGAGTAAAGGTAGCTGAGATTTTTGAAGAGACAGAAGCTATGGAAAATGCAACAACGGTTATATTTTACAGCGCTGACGGATACTCCACATCCCTTGATAAGGACTATCTACTGGAAAATGACATAATACTTGCGTATAGACTTAATGATGTGACCCTGCCGCCCGAAAGAGGGTTCCCCCTGCAGCTTGTGGCTGAAGATAAGTATGGGTATAAATGGGCTAAATGGGTAGTAAGGATCGAACTCACCGATTCACCTTATAGAGGTTTCTGGGAGGAGCGCGGGTATAATAATACGGCCAATGTCGGTGGGCCTGCTTTTGAGAGGAGAGGATAA
- a CDS encoding uroporphyrinogen-III synthase — MAEEKIPVLAIMRPESYREKSEAIARECGFEPIYAPMIKLEGVKDDGFEPFVQRVIDGTSDYVVFTSANGITFTLDKLSDVEKENFITALKKSKVIAIGPNTEKELVKIGIENSFLPADYSSEGIVEALCPEVKGKTVDLARSAFGAKVLVEGLEKCGATVYETHVYTLSIPEGSAQKELIERTLAGEVDAFAFTSSMMVKGFMRHAEQLGAGEAIKETLSRAVVGAIGTPTGNTLKKHGVNANVIPDEFTFEALIRAMKKEL; from the coding sequence ATGGCAGAAGAAAAGATCCCAGTGCTTGCTATAATGAGGCCGGAAAGTTACCGCGAAAAATCCGAGGCAATCGCCAGAGAGTGCGGTTTTGAGCCCATATATGCCCCAATGATAAAGCTTGAAGGCGTAAAAGATGACGGATTTGAGCCTTTTGTGCAGAGAGTCATTGACGGAACTTCGGATTATGTTGTTTTCACAAGTGCAAACGGAATAACCTTCACACTGGATAAGCTCTCTGATGTTGAAAAGGAGAACTTTATAACAGCCCTGAAAAAAAGCAAAGTAATAGCAATCGGTCCTAATACGGAAAAAGAGCTCGTAAAAATAGGAATTGAAAACTCTTTCCTCCCTGCGGACTACAGTTCCGAAGGAATCGTAGAAGCTCTCTGCCCCGAAGTAAAAGGAAAAACAGTTGACCTTGCAAGAAGCGCTTTCGGGGCAAAAGTCTTAGTAGAAGGCCTTGAGAAGTGCGGAGCAACTGTTTACGAGACTCATGTATATACCCTCAGCATCCCTGAAGGTTCAGCCCAGAAAGAGCTCATAGAGCGTACCCTTGCAGGAGAGGTTGACGCCTTTGCCTTTACAAGCTCGATGATGGTTAAAGGTTTCATGAGGCATGCGGAGCAGCTGGGAGCAGGAGAGGCCATAAAAGAAACTCTCAGCAGGGCTGTTGTAGGCGCAATCGGAACCCCGACTGGAAATACCCTGAAAAAACACGGGGTCAATGCGAATGTAATTCCTGATGAGTTCACTTTCGAAGCACTCATAAGAGCTATGAAGAAAGAGCTGTGA
- the ahbC gene encoding 12,18-didecarboxysiroheme deacetylase, which yields MIGISKLYCGTVEPSDALRYGRDSKRLPSHLLQFSKDKKPVVVWNMTRRCNLKCVHCYAQAKDIEFKNELSTEEGKALIDDLAAFGSPVMLFSGGEPTMRKDLPELAAYAREKGMRAVISTNGTLIDKPLAKKLKEVGLSYVGISLDGIRETNDKFRGMPGAFDAALRGLHNCQEEGIKVGLRFTINKQNVKDIPAIFDLLEKEKIPRICFYHLVYAGRGSKMVDEDLSLEESRQAVDLIMERTRKLHEKGFPAEVLTVDNHCDGPYLYLKMLKENPERAAEIFELLSMNQGNSSGIGIGCVSWDGSVHADQFWRHYSFGNVRERPFSEIWTDQSDELMAGLKNRKPLIQAHGDRCAKCKWFDVCNGNFRVRAEAVYGDVWADDPACYLTNEEIGYDEA from the coding sequence ATGATAGGCATTTCAAAACTTTACTGCGGAACCGTGGAACCTTCTGACGCCCTTCGCTATGGAAGGGACTCAAAGAGACTTCCCTCTCACCTGCTGCAGTTTTCAAAAGATAAAAAACCGGTTGTAGTCTGGAATATGACCCGCCGATGCAACCTGAAATGTGTCCACTGTTATGCTCAGGCAAAGGATATCGAGTTCAAAAATGAGCTTTCGACAGAAGAAGGAAAAGCCCTTATTGATGACCTTGCAGCCTTTGGCTCTCCGGTTATGCTCTTCTCCGGAGGTGAGCCAACAATGCGAAAAGATCTGCCCGAACTTGCAGCCTATGCACGGGAAAAGGGGATGAGGGCCGTAATCTCAACAAACGGGACCCTTATAGACAAACCCCTTGCGAAAAAGCTAAAGGAGGTAGGGCTTTCTTACGTTGGAATCTCTCTTGATGGCATAAGAGAGACAAACGACAAATTCAGAGGCATGCCCGGGGCTTTTGATGCAGCTCTCAGAGGCCTGCACAACTGCCAGGAAGAAGGCATAAAGGTAGGCCTCCGTTTTACCATTAACAAGCAAAACGTAAAGGATATTCCTGCTATCTTTGACCTGCTTGAGAAAGAAAAAATCCCGAGGATCTGCTTCTACCATCTGGTCTATGCAGGCAGAGGCTCAAAAATGGTGGACGAAGACCTCTCCCTTGAAGAGTCCAGGCAGGCTGTGGACCTGATTATGGAAAGGACAAGAAAACTGCACGAAAAAGGCTTTCCAGCAGAAGTCCTTACAGTGGACAACCACTGCGACGGACCCTACCTCTACCTGAAAATGCTGAAAGAAAACCCGGAAAGGGCTGCCGAGATTTTTGAGCTTCTTTCCATGAACCAGGGAAATTCCTCAGGAATAGGGATCGGGTGCGTATCCTGGGACGGTTCGGTGCACGCTGACCAGTTCTGGAGGCATTACTCTTTCGGAAATGTGCGGGAAAGACCCTTCAGCGAGATCTGGACCGACCAGAGTGACGAACTTATGGCAGGGCTCAAGAACAGAAAGCCCCTTATCCAGGCTCACGGAGACCGATGTGCAAAATGCAAATGGTTCGATGTCTGCAACGGAAACTTCAGAGTAAGAGCCGAAGCCGTATACGGAGACGTCTGGGCAGATGACCCTGCCTGCTATCTCACAAACGAAGAAATAGGATACGATGAAGCCTGA
- a CDS encoding AAA family ATPase produces MRPVSQRVNAKKTHENNTEFGKSTSELLILKPEGYPLSGMMEEYPVIENRDVFEFYAREQWSGYVARKGDYLFDRRMFPDFAYRIIDVEPAESIIGNSTSIIVTEEETGIPSSSEIRSDVRFEDVIGQELAKQKCRLIERFLEEPERFGKWAPRNILFFGPSGTGKTMLAKALANKTDVPIIPVKATQLIGEYVGDGARQIHQLYDRAEEMAPCIIFIDELDAIALDRRFQEIRGDVSEIVNALLTEMDGIVERDGVCTICSTNRVNSLDSAVRSRFEEEIEFVLPGEEEIVHILESNVRTFPLSVEKCDFQALAKKAKGLSGRDIVEKILKTALHQAIIEDREVVTGKDFEKALARLGRKDFTPDPTHLYV; encoded by the coding sequence GTGCGACCAGTCTCACAAAGAGTGAACGCGAAAAAGACTCACGAGAACAACACCGAATTTGGGAAATCCACATCCGAACTCCTTATCCTGAAGCCTGAAGGATACCCACTGAGCGGCATGATGGAAGAGTATCCTGTTATTGAAAATAGGGATGTTTTTGAATTCTATGCACGGGAACAGTGGAGCGGATATGTTGCCCGCAAAGGAGACTATCTCTTTGACAGGAGGATGTTTCCTGACTTTGCATACCGCATTATAGATGTGGAGCCTGCAGAATCCATAATAGGGAATTCAACATCTATTATCGTAACCGAAGAGGAAACCGGAATTCCTTCTTCTTCAGAGATTAGAAGCGATGTCAGATTCGAAGATGTCATAGGGCAGGAACTCGCAAAACAGAAATGCAGGCTGATCGAACGTTTCCTTGAAGAACCCGAACGCTTCGGGAAATGGGCACCAAGAAATATCCTGTTCTTCGGACCTTCTGGCACAGGAAAAACCATGCTTGCAAAAGCCCTTGCAAACAAAACCGATGTACCGATCATTCCGGTCAAGGCCACCCAGTTAATAGGAGAATACGTAGGAGATGGAGCACGCCAGATCCATCAGCTCTACGACCGTGCAGAAGAGATGGCCCCCTGTATAATCTTCATTGACGAACTTGACGCCATAGCTCTCGACAGAAGGTTCCAGGAGATCAGAGGAGACGTAAGCGAAATTGTAAATGCCCTTCTGACAGAAATGGACGGGATAGTTGAACGTGACGGAGTCTGCACCATCTGTTCGACAAACCGTGTCAATTCCCTGGACTCTGCCGTAAGAAGCAGGTTCGAAGAAGAGATCGAGTTTGTCCTTCCAGGGGAAGAAGAAATCGTTCACATACTGGAATCAAATGTAAGAACTTTCCCTCTGAGTGTAGAGAAATGTGATTTTCAGGCACTTGCAAAGAAGGCCAAAGGGCTTTCTGGAAGGGATATTGTCGAGAAGATCCTTAAAACTGCCCTGCACCAGGCTATTATCGAAGACAGGGAAGTTGTCACCGGCAAAGATTTTGAAAAGGCTCTTGCAAGATTGGGCAGGAAAGATTTCACTCCGGACCCGACTCATCTGTACGTATAA
- the rnz gene encoding ribonuclease Z, with product MLRIIFLGTGGSLPTRNRNPSAVIVNLKGELLLFDCGEGTQQQMMRAKTGMMSLSSIFVSHFHADHFLGIPGLIQTMSFLGRKEPLIIYGPEGTREFTEFFKVLGYCNLKYEVRGVELSPGDTVEGKDYVVRALKTEHSTPSLGYALIENARPGRFNRERAVKLGVPPGPLFAKLQKGNPVEVNEKLVKPEEVMGAPRPGRTVVYTGDTRPCKAVLEASRDADVLIHDGSFADEMADWAEESMHSTAGEVAALAKEAGVRKLVLTHISSRYTDDVEPILKDSKKVFENVIVAEDLMEIEVPYRPE from the coding sequence ATGCTTCGTATTATTTTTCTTGGCACTGGAGGCTCTCTCCCGACCCGCAATAGAAATCCGTCTGCAGTAATTGTTAACCTTAAAGGGGAACTTCTCCTTTTTGACTGCGGAGAAGGTACCCAGCAGCAGATGATGCGGGCAAAGACAGGAATGATGAGCCTATCTTCCATTTTTGTCAGCCACTTTCATGCTGACCATTTCCTTGGGATTCCAGGCCTTATTCAAACCATGTCTTTTCTGGGCAGGAAAGAGCCGCTAATAATCTATGGGCCTGAAGGGACAAGAGAGTTTACCGAGTTTTTTAAGGTCCTTGGCTATTGTAACCTTAAATATGAAGTCCGGGGTGTGGAACTGAGCCCCGGAGACACAGTAGAAGGGAAAGATTATGTGGTTCGAGCCCTGAAGACCGAGCACAGCACTCCGAGTCTTGGCTATGCTCTTATTGAAAATGCCAGACCCGGACGTTTCAACAGGGAAAGGGCAGTCAAACTTGGAGTCCCTCCCGGCCCCCTTTTTGCAAAACTGCAGAAAGGCAACCCTGTAGAGGTGAATGAAAAGCTCGTAAAACCCGAAGAAGTCATGGGAGCCCCGAGGCCTGGAAGGACAGTTGTTTATACCGGGGATACCAGACCCTGTAAAGCAGTACTTGAAGCCAGCAGGGATGCTGACGTCTTAATCCATGACGGCAGCTTTGCCGATGAGATGGCAGACTGGGCTGAAGAGTCCATGCATTCAACAGCAGGCGAGGTTGCAGCTCTTGCAAAAGAAGCTGGGGTCAGGAAACTGGTTCTTACCCATATCAGTTCGCGTTATACTGATGATGTGGAACCTATCCTGAAAGATTCGAAAAAAGTATTTGAAAATGTTATTGTAGCCGAAGACCTGATGGAAATTGAGGTGCCTTATCGACCTGAGTGA
- the glmU gene encoding bifunctional sugar-1-phosphate nucleotidylyltransferase/acetyltransferase, giving the protein MKAVVLVAGKGTRMEPLTSDCPKVMLQVANKPVLEHILNSAVEAGIDGFVFITGYLEEQIKAHFGDGSKWGVSIEYVQQKEQLGTANAIGYAKGHVEGAFLVLNGDMLIGQQDLKALISRQEEAIICVKEVENPSDFGVLEIENGKVIKIIEKPKNPPTNLANAGIYLFRESIFDLIDRTRPSVRNELEITDSIQMLIDSGAPVGYSPLEDSWIDIGYPWDLLKANEYLLKAVKGYCQGTIEPNVVIKGEVTIGKGSLIRSGAYIEGPVVIGENCDIGPNCYIRPSTAIGNRVRIGNAVEVKNTIVMEGTHVGHLSYVGDSVIGRRCNFGAGTKVANLRHDGKNIKVMLKGRILDSGRRKLGVIMGDDVHTGINTSINIGVIMHKGRATLPGEVVKH; this is encoded by the coding sequence ATGAAAGCTGTTGTCCTTGTGGCAGGCAAAGGCACAAGGATGGAGCCTCTCACTTCCGATTGCCCGAAAGTAATGCTTCAGGTTGCGAACAAGCCTGTACTTGAACATATCCTTAATTCAGCCGTAGAAGCAGGCATTGATGGTTTTGTCTTCATTACAGGCTACCTCGAAGAGCAGATAAAAGCTCATTTCGGGGACGGAAGCAAATGGGGAGTGAGTATTGAGTATGTACAGCAGAAAGAACAGTTAGGGACTGCAAACGCCATAGGTTACGCAAAAGGACATGTTGAAGGGGCATTTCTGGTACTTAACGGGGATATGCTCATAGGTCAGCAGGACTTAAAAGCCCTTATCTCAAGACAGGAAGAAGCTATTATCTGCGTAAAAGAGGTGGAAAATCCCTCGGATTTCGGAGTGCTTGAAATCGAGAACGGTAAAGTGATAAAGATAATTGAAAAGCCGAAAAATCCTCCGACAAACCTTGCAAACGCCGGAATTTATCTATTCAGGGAGTCAATTTTTGACCTCATTGACAGAACCCGGCCTTCCGTAAGAAATGAACTTGAGATTACAGACTCAATTCAAATGCTGATCGACAGCGGGGCACCTGTAGGTTACAGCCCTCTTGAAGACAGCTGGATCGACATCGGATACCCCTGGGACCTCCTGAAAGCAAACGAATATCTATTAAAAGCCGTGAAAGGCTACTGCCAGGGTACTATTGAGCCAAACGTTGTAATAAAAGGAGAGGTTACGATCGGAAAAGGCTCTCTTATCCGAAGCGGGGCTTATATAGAAGGGCCTGTCGTAATAGGAGAGAACTGCGATATAGGACCCAACTGTTATATTCGCCCGTCAACAGCAATAGGCAATCGGGTTAGAATAGGAAATGCGGTCGAGGTAAAAAACACAATTGTCATGGAAGGCACTCACGTGGGGCATCTGAGTTACGTTGGAGACAGTGTAATAGGACGCCGCTGTAATTTCGGAGCCGGTACGAAAGTTGCAAATCTCCGTCACGACGGGAAGAACATAAAGGTAATGCTCAAAGGCAGGATTCTCGACTCCGGCAGAAGAAAGCTGGGCGTGATCATGGGAGACGATGTGCATACAGGCATCAATACGAGTATAAATATAGGCGTAATAATGCACAAAGGAAGAGCCACACTTCCCGGAGAAGTGGTCAAGCACTGA
- a CDS encoding phosphotransferase: protein MANRHVNTLSSGDPFRDWLVEEVVGNRIHNKQCCVNVFKYNSSHTVCRYQFKGEHFSVMAKFFAEPTGKLKAYNPYKGMMNEYRNLKKAASLINVAKPLAVRKDFNCVLVTEHIPGKSLGWYLKREENLYEKLAAVAHMLRQLHENTQSSYNKENEFRNYQEVMDHLKLDHSTRETFNKLLGEWWYSSWLDREHGCMVHRDVNPSNYIFCKGKPYALDFESSWFEAHPVRDLGILTAELKNEFESHKGGGWKAEPYIGNFLWEYSRGEKDFYHTTRVLPFFMSIGLLRSARLHQSEYRNYLIREARECLKAINRGN from the coding sequence GTGGCAAATCGCCATGTTAATACTTTAAGCTCTGGAGACCCGTTCAGGGACTGGCTTGTAGAAGAAGTTGTAGGAAATCGAATTCACAACAAACAGTGCTGTGTAAACGTTTTTAAATATAATTCCTCACATACCGTTTGCAGGTATCAGTTCAAAGGAGAACACTTCAGTGTAATGGCAAAGTTTTTTGCCGAACCCACAGGGAAGCTGAAGGCTTACAATCCTTATAAAGGCATGATGAACGAGTACAGGAACCTGAAAAAAGCAGCTTCGCTAATAAATGTTGCAAAGCCCCTCGCAGTCAGGAAAGATTTTAACTGCGTTCTCGTAACCGAACACATACCCGGAAAATCTCTTGGCTGGTACCTTAAACGCGAAGAGAACCTTTATGAGAAACTCGCTGCAGTAGCCCATATGCTAAGGCAGCTGCATGAAAATACACAGTCTTCTTATAATAAAGAAAATGAGTTCAGGAACTATCAAGAAGTCATGGACCACCTTAAACTTGACCACAGCACGAGAGAGACTTTCAATAAACTCCTTGGAGAGTGGTGGTACAGTTCCTGGCTAGACCGAGAGCACGGCTGTATGGTCCACAGGGATGTTAATCCTTCCAATTACATTTTTTGCAAAGGCAAGCCCTATGCTCTTGATTTTGAGAGTTCCTGGTTTGAGGCACATCCTGTAAGGGATCTCGGAATTCTTACTGCAGAACTTAAGAACGAGTTTGAATCACACAAAGGGGGAGGCTGGAAAGCCGAGCCTTATATAGGGAATTTTCTCTGGGAATACAGCCGCGGAGAGAAAGACTTTTACCATACTACCAGAGTTTTGCCTTTTTTCATGAGTATAGGGCTGCTCCGTTCAGCAAGGCTTCACCAGAGTGAGTACAGGAATTATTTGATAAGAGAAGCTCGTGAGTGTTTAAAGGCGATTAATAGAGGAAATTAA
- a CDS encoding class I SAM-dependent methyltransferase produces the protein MVESSVMDSSLIPGIDWVRSWEDSYDARSRIMRRDYGLDDWSERAEDYSESRRTNQYEFGESVYSTLDLHGVIPPHARVLEVGSGPGTFVIPFARHVDHITAVEPAEGMIRMIRRNAAEAGVKNYEIIQKIWQDVNSTEFRGQYDLTITSTVIWMFRDIMTQISRMEEVTRGHCCVVGGVSTGQTFETELWRKIMGNVPYPQYPEYPLIYNLLYMRGRVPHVRVIDYTSTRTPENMLRMYRVFYSIYTEFTPEVEEKIQDALYSDSGKGPCVRKYRSAVVWWDPTVRRKELKGIA, from the coding sequence ATGGTGGAAAGTAGCGTAATGGACAGCTCTCTTATACCCGGTATCGACTGGGTCAGATCCTGGGAAGACAGCTATGATGCCCGTTCAAGGATAATGCGCAGGGACTACGGGCTCGATGACTGGAGTGAACGGGCAGAAGACTACTCGGAATCAAGGCGGACAAACCAGTATGAGTTCGGAGAGTCAGTATACTCTACACTCGACCTTCACGGAGTCATCCCTCCTCATGCCAGGGTCCTTGAAGTCGGCTCGGGTCCAGGGACTTTTGTAATACCGTTTGCACGGCATGTTGACCATATAACTGCTGTCGAACCTGCGGAAGGTATGATCCGTATGATTCGCAGGAACGCTGCGGAAGCAGGAGTGAAAAACTATGAGATTATCCAGAAGATCTGGCAGGACGTGAACAGCACAGAGTTCCGGGGTCAGTATGATCTAACCATTACTTCAACCGTTATCTGGATGTTCCGTGATATCATGACCCAGATCAGCCGGATGGAAGAGGTAACACGGGGGCACTGCTGTGTGGTCGGTGGTGTCAGTACCGGGCAGACTTTTGAAACAGAACTCTGGCGGAAGATTATGGGCAATGTGCCGTACCCGCAGTATCCGGAGTACCCGTTGATATATAACCTTCTCTATATGCGTGGCAGGGTGCCGCATGTGCGGGTTATTGATTATACAAGCACGAGAACACCTGAGAATATGCTAAGGATGTACAGGGTTTTCTACTCGATCTATACGGAGTTCACACCTGAGGTCGAAGAAAAGATTCAAGATGCCCTGTACAGTGATTCGGGTAAAGGGCCGTGCGTCAGAAAATACCGGTCTGCTGTAGTCTGGTGGGACCCGACTGTTCGACGGAAGGAGTTAAAAGGCATAGCCTGA